The following are from one region of the Gammaproteobacteria bacterium genome:
- the ndk gene encoding nucleoside-diphosphate kinase, translating into MAVERTLSIIKPDAVAKNVIGEIYSRFEKNGLRIVAAKMAQLTRAQAEAFYAVHKERPFFKDLVDFMITGPVMIQALEGEGAIAKNRDLMGATNPKNAAPGTIRADFADSVEENAVHGSDAPETAEQEISFFFKPEDLCSRTR; encoded by the coding sequence ATGGCTGTCGAACGTACCTTATCCATCATCAAGCCCGATGCCGTTGCCAAGAATGTAATCGGTGAAATTTACAGCCGTTTTGAAAAAAACGGGCTGCGTATCGTTGCGGCGAAAATGGCGCAACTGACACGCGCGCAGGCCGAGGCGTTTTACGCCGTGCATAAAGAACGCCCGTTCTTCAAAGATCTGGTGGATTTCATGATCACCGGACCGGTGATGATCCAGGCGCTGGAAGGCGAAGGCGCCATTGCCAAGAACCGTGACCTGATGGGTGCCACCAATCCCAAGAATGCCGCGCCAGGCACCATCCGCGCCGATTTCGCCGATAGCGTGGAGGAGAACGCAGTGCATGGTTCCGACGCGCCGGAGACCGCCGAGCAGGAAATCAGCTTTTTCTTCAAGCCGGAAGATCTGTGTTCGCGCACACGCTAA
- the suhB gene encoding inositol-1-monophosphatase, whose protein sequence is MHPMLNIAVRAARAAGNVISRSAGRLDSLTVTSKTPNDFVSEVDLQAEGEIIKILRKAYPSHGILAEEGGSRDGDEYLWIIDPLDGTTNYLHGFPQFAVSIALQHRGILTQAVIYDPMRQELFTASRGEGAQLNNCRMRVTKAKGLEGALLGTGFPFKDLRHLDAYLGMFKDFIPPTAGIRRAGSAALDLAYVAAGRLDGFWEIGLNPWDMAAGALLIQEAGGIVNDFSGGQDFMQTGNVVAGNPKILQEMLKTIQPHLTPDLSR, encoded by the coding sequence ATGCATCCCATGCTTAATATCGCGGTACGTGCGGCCAGGGCCGCAGGCAACGTTATCTCGCGCTCCGCCGGGCGGCTCGACTCGCTGACCGTCACCTCCAAAACGCCTAACGATTTCGTCAGCGAGGTAGACCTCCAGGCCGAAGGTGAAATCATCAAGATCCTGCGCAAGGCCTACCCCAGCCATGGCATCCTCGCCGAAGAGGGCGGCAGCCGGGACGGCGATGAATATCTGTGGATTATTGATCCGCTCGACGGCACCACCAACTACCTGCACGGCTTCCCTCAGTTTGCGGTCTCCATCGCGCTCCAGCACAGAGGCATCCTGACCCAAGCCGTGATCTACGACCCGATGCGCCAGGAACTGTTCACCGCCTCACGCGGCGAAGGAGCACAGCTCAATAACTGCCGCATGCGCGTAACCAAGGCCAAGGGACTCGAAGGCGCGCTGCTCGGCACCGGCTTTCCGTTCAAGGATTTGCGGCACCTGGATGCCTATCTCGGTATGTTCAAAGACTTTATTCCGCCCACTGCCGGCATTCGCCGCGCCGGTTCCGCCGCGCTGGATTTGGCCTACGTCGCAGCCGGCCGCCTCGACGGCTTCTGGGAGATCGGCCTTAATCCGTGGGACATGGCCGCCGGTGCGCTGCTGATTCAGGAGGCCGGAGGCATCGTCAACGACTTCTCGGGTGGACAGGATTTCATGCAGACCGGCAATGTGGTCGCCGGGAATCCCAAGATATTGCAGGAAATGTTAAAAACCATACAACCTCATTTGACCCCGGATCTGTCCAGGTAA
- the cysE gene encoding serine O-acetyltransferase, translated as MFDHLREDIRCVFDRDPAARTTFEVLTTYAGVHAVLFHRLNHALWGANLKWLARFLSMLARWLTGVEIHPGAKIGRRFFIDHGMGVVIGETAEIGDDCTLYHGVTLGGTSWKAGKRHPTLGNDVVVGAGAKVLGPITIGDGGRVGSNAVVVKDVPPGATVVGIPGRIVRAKDKVESDQRRRAFAEKIGFDAYGTTQDMPDPVVNAVNAMLDHIHALDGRVEQMTQEIRRLGGNVEGAALPGLEQFEVNEPASDERATGDS; from the coding sequence ATGTTTGATCATTTACGTGAAGATATCCGCTGCGTTTTCGACCGTGATCCGGCGGCGCGCACCACGTTTGAGGTGCTGACCACCTATGCGGGCGTGCATGCGGTGCTGTTTCACCGTCTCAATCATGCCCTGTGGGGCGCTAATCTCAAGTGGCTGGCGCGGTTTCTTTCGATGCTCGCGCGCTGGCTGACGGGGGTCGAGATCCATCCGGGCGCGAAGATCGGCCGGCGCTTCTTTATTGATCACGGCATGGGTGTGGTGATCGGCGAGACGGCAGAGATTGGCGATGACTGCACGCTGTATCACGGCGTTACCCTGGGGGGCACAAGCTGGAAGGCGGGCAAGCGCCATCCCACGCTGGGCAACGATGTGGTGGTCGGGGCGGGCGCCAAGGTGCTGGGGCCGATCACCATCGGCGACGGCGGGCGTGTCGGCTCCAACGCCGTGGTGGTGAAGGATGTTCCGCCCGGTGCGACGGTGGTCGGCATCCCGGGGCGGATAGTGCGCGCCAAGGACAAGGTGGAATCAGACCAGCGGCGGCGCGCCTTTGCGGAAAAAATTGGTTTCGATGCCTACGGCACGACGCAGGATATGCCTGACCCTGTGGTGAACGCGGTCAATGCCATGCTTGATCATATCCATGCCCTGGACGGGAGGGTGGAGCAGATGACCCAGGAGATCAGAAGGTTGGGCGGCAATGTGGAAGGTGCCGCTCTGCCTGGTCTTGAGCAGTTTGAGGTCAATGAACCGGCAAGCGATGAGCGTGCCACGGGAGATAGTTGA
- the rlmN gene encoding 23S rRNA (adenine(2503)-C(2))-methyltransferase RlmN, translated as METQPKTNLLGLDRQSMEAFFAGIGEKAFRATQVLQWIHQNGVDNFDAMTNISKDLRKRLQEITEIKPPELVLEQASADGTRKWLLRLDSGNCIETVFIPERDRGTLCVSSQVGCALDCTFCSTAQQGFNRNLSAAEIIGQVWVANRALGKDPKGERIITNVVLMGMGEPLLNFDNVVKAMNLMMDDFCYGLSKRRVTLSTAGVVPALDRLREVSDVALAVSLHAPNDALRNELVPLNKKYPIRELLDACKRYLAGKPHSRITFEYVMLDGINDSPQHARELIKLLQDVPSKINLIPFNPFPGTRYTRSGDAAIIRFRDMLINAGYTTITRKTRGDDIDAACGQLAGKVMDRSKRKIRLMAVEQARAAG; from the coding sequence ATGGAAACGCAACCGAAAACCAATTTGCTGGGATTAGACCGGCAGTCCATGGAAGCCTTCTTCGCCGGTATCGGCGAGAAGGCTTTTCGTGCTACCCAAGTGCTGCAATGGATACACCAAAATGGTGTCGATAATTTCGATGCCATGACCAACATCAGCAAGGATCTGCGCAAACGCTTGCAGGAAATCACCGAGATCAAGCCGCCAGAATTGGTGTTGGAGCAGGCATCGGCGGATGGCACGCGCAAATGGCTGTTGCGCCTGGACAGTGGCAACTGCATCGAGACAGTGTTCATCCCGGAACGTGATCGTGGCACTTTATGCGTGTCTTCGCAGGTAGGCTGCGCGCTGGACTGCACCTTTTGTTCCACTGCACAGCAGGGCTTTAACCGCAATCTCAGTGCTGCCGAGATCATCGGTCAGGTCTGGGTGGCAAATCGTGCTCTGGGCAAGGATCCAAAAGGTGAGCGCATCATCACCAACGTGGTGCTGATGGGTATGGGTGAGCCGTTGTTGAATTTCGACAACGTGGTCAAGGCCATGAATCTGATGATGGACGACTTCTGCTATGGCCTGTCAAAACGCCGCGTCACGTTGAGCACCGCAGGTGTGGTTCCGGCGCTGGACCGGCTGCGTGAAGTGAGCGATGTGGCCCTGGCGGTATCATTGCATGCGCCGAATGACGCGCTACGCAATGAGCTGGTGCCGCTCAACAAGAAATACCCGATCCGCGAGTTGCTCGATGCCTGCAAGCGTTACTTGGCAGGCAAGCCGCACAGCAGAATCACCTTTGAATATGTCATGCTGGACGGTATTAACGATAGCCCGCAACATGCCCGCGAGCTGATTAAGTTGTTACAGGACGTGCCGTCCAAGATCAATCTGATCCCATTCAACCCCTTCCCTGGTACGCGTTATACGCGATCCGGCGATGCGGCGATTATACGTTTCCGCGATATGCTGATAAATGCCGGCTATACGACCATCACGCGCAAAACCCGCGGTGATGATATTGATGCCGCGTGTGGACAATTGGCAGGCAAGGTGATGGATCGCAGCAAGCGGAAAATTAGATTGATGGCGGTTGAACAAGCGCGGGCGGCAGGATAA
- the pilW gene encoding type IV pilus biogenesis/stability protein PilW produces the protein MKAWWLSGLLVLSLAACTQQPLRTGSGQGDSLAQIYTNLGLTYLQQGKRELALEKLQRAIEADPDLPAANHYLAETYQQLGQVEEAERYYRRAVKLDPGNPMLRNNFGAFLCGHGSRDEAEQQFLLAAKNPRYETPEQAYENAGMCAQRIPDAEKAEQNFRAALGINSKLPRTLHQMASLSYEKQRYLPARAYLQRYLEVAQHTSQSLWLGIKIERALGDDNAVAKYEAQLKSNFPDSEETRLLEAEKK, from the coding sequence ATGAAGGCATGGTGGTTGTCCGGGTTGCTGGTTCTGTCGCTGGCTGCATGCACTCAGCAGCCGCTGCGCACCGGATCTGGGCAGGGTGATTCCCTTGCCCAGATTTATACCAATCTTGGGCTTACCTATTTACAGCAAGGCAAGCGCGAGTTGGCGCTGGAAAAGCTACAGCGTGCTATCGAGGCTGACCCTGACCTGCCCGCGGCCAACCACTATCTCGCCGAGACTTACCAGCAGCTTGGGCAAGTAGAAGAAGCCGAGCGCTATTATCGGCGCGCGGTAAAGCTGGACCCGGGAAATCCGATGCTGCGCAATAATTTCGGTGCGTTTTTGTGCGGGCATGGAAGTCGCGATGAGGCGGAGCAGCAGTTTCTGCTGGCGGCCAAAAATCCCCGTTATGAAACGCCCGAGCAGGCCTATGAAAATGCGGGCATGTGTGCACAGCGTATCCCCGATGCAGAAAAAGCCGAGCAGAATTTTCGCGCAGCGTTGGGGATTAATTCAAAATTGCCGCGCACGCTCCATCAAATGGCGTCACTGAGCTATGAAAAGCAGCGTTATCTTCCGGCGCGTGCGTATCTGCAACGCTATCTGGAAGTGGCGCAACACACGTCGCAGAGTTTGTGGTTGGGTATTAAAATAGAGCGTGCGCTTGGCGATGATAACGCTGTAGCCAAATATGAGGCGCAGCTTAAAAGTAATTTCCCTGATTCTGAGGAGACCCGGTTGTTGGAAGCGGAGAAGAAATGA
- the ispG gene encoding flavodoxin-dependent (E)-4-hydroxy-3-methylbut-2-enyl-diphosphate synthase produces MRQESPIKRRKSRQIWVGKVPVGGDAPISVQSMTNTETCDVAATVAQIRALQRAGVDIVRVSVPSMDAAEAFGMIRKEVDVPLIADIHFDYKIALRVATLGVDCLRINPGNIGRDDRVRAVVNAARDNNIPIRIGVNAGSLEKDLQKKYGEPTAESLVESAMRHIDILDKLDFQNFKVSLKASEVFMTVAAYRILAGQIEQPLHLGITEAGALRAGTVKSAIGLGMLLMDGIGDTLRVSLAADPVEEVKVGFDILKSLRLRNKGINLIACPSCSRQEFDVIGTVNALEARLEDILEPLDVAVIGCVVNGPGEAKVAHIGLAGGSPNLLYINGKPARKLSNEELVDELEREIRAKLKKTSEEVM; encoded by the coding sequence ATGCGCCAGGAAAGTCCTATCAAGCGCCGCAAGTCGCGCCAAATCTGGGTGGGCAAGGTTCCTGTCGGGGGCGATGCGCCGATTTCCGTGCAGAGCATGACCAACACCGAGACCTGCGATGTGGCGGCGACCGTGGCGCAGATCCGTGCCTTGCAGCGCGCCGGCGTTGATATCGTGCGGGTGTCGGTACCCTCTATGGATGCCGCCGAGGCGTTTGGCATGATACGCAAAGAAGTGGATGTGCCGCTGATCGCGGATATCCACTTTGATTATAAAATCGCGTTGCGTGTCGCAACACTGGGTGTCGACTGCCTGCGTATCAATCCCGGTAACATCGGCCGCGATGATCGGGTGCGCGCCGTGGTTAATGCCGCTCGCGATAACAATATTCCCATTCGCATCGGAGTGAACGCGGGATCGCTGGAAAAAGACCTGCAAAAGAAATATGGCGAGCCGACGGCGGAGTCGCTGGTGGAATCCGCCATGCGCCATATTGATATTCTGGACAAGCTGGATTTTCAGAATTTCAAGGTCAGTCTCAAGGCCTCCGAAGTATTCATGACGGTGGCCGCGTATCGCATTTTGGCCGGGCAGATCGAACAGCCGCTGCATCTGGGCATCACCGAGGCAGGCGCGTTGCGTGCGGGCACTGTGAAGTCCGCTATCGGCCTGGGAATGCTGCTGATGGACGGCATTGGCGACACCCTGCGCGTGTCGCTGGCGGCGGACCCTGTGGAAGAGGTCAAGGTTGGTTTCGATATCCTCAAGAGCCTGCGCTTGCGCAACAAGGGGATCAATCTGATTGCCTGCCCGTCCTGTTCGCGCCAGGAATTCGATGTGATCGGCACGGTAAACGCCCTCGAAGCGCGCCTGGAAGATATCCTGGAGCCGCTGGATGTCGCCGTTATCGGTTGCGTGGTAAATGGCCCCGGCGAGGCGAAGGTGGCTCATATCGGCCTGGCGGGCGGCTCGCCTAATCTGCTGTACATCAATGGCAAACCGGCGCGCAAGCTCAGCAATGAAGAGCTTGTGGATGAGCTGGAGCGCGAAATCCGCGCAAAGTTGAAAAAAACATCGGAAGAGGTCATGTAG
- the iscA gene encoding iron-sulfur cluster assembly protein IscA — protein MSITLTAAAAEHVRKFLAKQGKGEGLRLGVKTNGCSGYAYTVDVAERIEAGDKVYEDHGVKIVVDPKSLLYLAGMELDYVKEGLNAEFKFNNPNVKNTCGCGESFSV, from the coding sequence ATGAGCATTACATTAACAGCGGCTGCAGCCGAGCATGTGCGGAAATTCCTTGCCAAGCAGGGCAAGGGAGAGGGGTTGCGCCTTGGTGTCAAGACAAACGGCTGCTCGGGATACGCCTATACGGTGGATGTCGCCGAGCGGATTGAGGCGGGCGATAAAGTGTATGAAGATCATGGGGTGAAGATTGTGGTTGATCCCAAGAGCCTGCTTTATCTGGCCGGTATGGAGCTTGACTATGTGAAAGAAGGCTTGAACGCGGAGTTCAAGTTCAACAACCCAAACGTCAAGAATACCTGCGGTTGTGGCGAGAGTTTCAGCGTCTGA
- the iscR gene encoding Fe-S cluster assembly transcriptional regulator IscR, translated as MRLTTKGRYAVTAMLDLAVHAVNSPVPLADISQRQGISLSYLEQLFARLRKEGLVDSARGPGGGYKLSRSAAEISVVQVISAIDETVEATRCGGLANCQDGEPCLTHELWTDLSRQIYDFLSGINLAQLVERREVKEVVVRQDLLQRGRVAGGALAS; from the coding sequence ATGAGATTAACAACAAAGGGTCGTTATGCAGTCACCGCCATGCTCGACCTGGCGGTTCATGCCGTGAATTCTCCCGTGCCATTAGCCGACATTTCGCAGCGCCAGGGTATATCCCTGTCCTATCTTGAACAGCTTTTCGCCCGATTGCGCAAGGAAGGCTTGGTAGACAGCGCCCGTGGCCCAGGCGGCGGTTACAAGCTAAGCCGTTCTGCGGCTGAGATTAGCGTGGTGCAGGTGATAAGCGCGATTGATGAGACGGTCGAAGCGACCCGCTGCGGCGGCCTGGCCAACTGCCAGGACGGCGAGCCTTGCCTGACGCACGAGCTGTGGACCGACCTGAGCCGCCAGATCTATGACTTTTTGAGCGGTATCAATCTTGCCCAACTGGTGGAGCGCCGCGAGGTTAAAGAGGTCGTGGTGCGCCAGGATCTGTTGCAGCGCGGGCGCGTTGCGGGTGGCGCGCTAGCAAGCTGA
- a CDS encoding RNA methyltransferase — protein sequence MLANIRVVLVNTSHPGNIGAAARAMKTMRLEKLYLVQPEKFPCAEATARASGADDILAAAHVCDTLDAALAGCSIVFGASARLRTIAWPQVGPRECARLAVAESAGGEVALVFGREDSGLTNAELERCHYLVQIPSNPAYPSLNLASAVQVMAYEAMMAYDMGAVDDASLVCVPGEYMERVTADEMAQFYEHLRQTMIDIEFFDPAKPRRLMRRMHRMFNRIQLDRNEYNILRGILTAVQKKHTK from the coding sequence ATGCTGGCGAATATTAGAGTTGTTTTAGTCAACACCAGCCACCCCGGCAATATCGGGGCTGCGGCGCGAGCCATGAAGACCATGCGCCTGGAAAAGCTGTATCTGGTGCAGCCGGAGAAATTTCCCTGCGCCGAGGCTACTGCGCGCGCCTCGGGGGCTGATGACATTCTGGCGGCGGCGCACGTGTGCGATACGCTGGACGCCGCGCTGGCAGGTTGCAGTATAGTGTTCGGCGCCAGCGCCCGGCTGCGGACGATTGCGTGGCCTCAAGTTGGCCCCCGTGAATGTGCCCGGCTGGCGGTGGCGGAGAGCGCCGGCGGCGAAGTGGCCCTGGTATTTGGCCGTGAAGATTCCGGGTTGACCAACGCCGAGTTGGAGCGTTGTCACTATCTGGTGCAGATTCCCAGTAATCCCGCCTATCCCTCGCTTAATCTGGCGTCGGCGGTGCAGGTGATGGCCTATGAAGCCATGATGGCGTATGACATGGGTGCTGTGGATGATGCAAGCCTTGTCTGTGTCCCGGGCGAGTACATGGAACGTGTCACAGCGGATGAAATGGCGCAATTTTATGAGCATTTGCGGCAAACGATGATCGACATCGAGTTTTTTGATCCCGCCAAACCGCGCCGCTTGATGCGCCGTATGCACCGCATGTTTAACCGCATCCAGCTCGACAGAAATGAGTACAACATATTGCGCGGCATTTTGACGGCAGTGCAGAAAAAGCATACAAAATAG
- a CDS encoding cysteine desulfurase yields the protein MAVYLDHNATTPLDPRVLEAMMPYLRDHHGNASSVHSYGRLARNAVDQAREQVAALVNAQSAQVVFTGCGTEANNLALKGVAARLAAGRVAVSAVEHASLLGPACALERQGWIIDTIAVDDQCRISLASLSEVLEDASSDVIKAAPQIVSVMMANNETGVIQDIPAISAQARRVGAIMHTDAVQAAGKIPVDFPASGAHLMSLSAHKLYGPKGVGALIVDKTLELEPLLHGGGHEMGRRGGTENVAGIVGFGAAAELALNELAVRSAHLYRLRDLLEAGLRELPGVVIFAERVERLPNTVLIGVPGIDGEALLMNLDRKGIAVSSGSACASGSGEPSHVLLAMGVDPDVARRVIRVSLGQGNTPEDVLRFTAVLREQIDYLQAHT from the coding sequence GTGGCCGTTTATCTTGACCATAATGCGACCACGCCACTGGATCCGCGGGTGCTGGAGGCCATGATGCCCTATCTGCGGGATCATCATGGCAATGCGTCCAGTGTTCACTCGTATGGCAGGTTGGCACGCAACGCCGTCGATCAGGCGCGTGAGCAGGTCGCTGCTCTGGTTAATGCCCAGTCGGCGCAAGTGGTATTCACCGGCTGCGGCACAGAGGCCAATAATCTTGCGCTCAAGGGCGTGGCGGCACGGTTGGCGGCGGGACGTGTCGCGGTGAGTGCCGTTGAGCACGCCTCGTTGCTGGGCCCGGCGTGCGCACTGGAGCGGCAGGGCTGGATCATTGACACCATCGCGGTGGACGATCAGTGCCGGATATCATTGGCGTCATTGTCCGAGGTGCTTGAAGACGCATCGTCTGATGTGATAAAAGCCGCGCCGCAAATCGTTTCGGTAATGATGGCGAATAACGAAACCGGCGTGATTCAGGATATACCCGCCATCAGCGCGCAAGCGCGCCGCGTTGGCGCCATCATGCATACCGATGCCGTGCAGGCCGCAGGCAAGATCCCGGTTGATTTTCCTGCCAGCGGCGCCCATCTTATGAGTCTCTCCGCGCACAAACTATATGGCCCTAAAGGCGTCGGCGCGCTGATCGTCGACAAGACCCTGGAATTGGAGCCTTTGCTGCATGGCGGAGGGCATGAGATGGGGCGGCGCGGCGGCACCGAAAATGTCGCCGGAATTGTAGGATTTGGCGCAGCGGCGGAGCTGGCGCTCAACGAGTTGGCAGTGCGTAGTGCTCATCTGTACAGGTTGCGGGATTTGCTTGAGGCTGGCTTGCGTGAACTGCCCGGTGTGGTGATCTTCGCCGAACGCGTCGAGCGCTTGCCTAATACGGTGCTGATCGGTGTTCCGGGTATTGATGGTGAGGCGCTATTGATGAACCTCGACCGCAAAGGCATCGCTGTTTCCAGTGGCTCGGCCTGCGCCAGCGGCAGTGGTGAACCCAGCCATGTGCTGCTTGCGATGGGTGTCGATCCCGACGTGGCGCGCCGCGTGATTCGGGTCAGTCTTGGGCAAGGGAATACCCCGGAGGATGTGTTGCGGTTCACTGCAGTGTTGCGCGAACAGATTGACTATTTGCAGGCCCATACATAG
- a CDS encoding DUF4115 domain-containing protein, whose product MTTDVIPDFEKRPEEAASVPGPVADATGPGRRLREARDALGMSQADVCRQLHLEPKIVTALEADDYKKLPPPTFVSGYLRNYARLVNLPVEVVMADYERLGFVTQPPVRLGTTANKKPEHKSDKAVRITSYLIALAVIVALVVWWQYQESSEPQQQITAPDSAELLSPEMPPELPAQPLVPQPPEAISPSGVEGGLPVAPDAAGQVLPQPGAAPATPTPSPQSSLPVPAQPTPSPSASLDRATVQLRFEKDSWVEINDANGKRLFYAMGKAGETKSLKGPAPFDVVLGHAPGVKIEYNGAPFDQKPYTQGEVATFTLGKPVEATR is encoded by the coding sequence ATGACAACGGATGTAATACCCGATTTTGAGAAGCGGCCCGAAGAAGCCGCCAGTGTGCCTGGCCCGGTAGCGGATGCCACAGGGCCAGGGCGGCGTTTGCGCGAGGCGCGCGATGCACTCGGTATGAGCCAAGCCGATGTGTGTAGGCAGTTGCATCTTGAGCCCAAGATCGTCACCGCGCTAGAGGCCGACGATTATAAGAAACTGCCGCCGCCCACGTTCGTGAGTGGCTATTTGCGTAACTATGCGCGTTTGGTGAATCTGCCGGTTGAAGTGGTGATGGCCGACTATGAGCGCCTTGGTTTTGTCACGCAGCCGCCAGTGCGTCTGGGCACCACCGCCAATAAAAAACCCGAACACAAAAGTGATAAAGCGGTTCGCATTACCAGCTATCTGATTGCACTGGCCGTGATCGTGGCGCTGGTGGTGTGGTGGCAATATCAAGAAAGTTCGGAGCCGCAACAGCAAATCACCGCACCTGATAGCGCAGAGCTGCTCTCTCCCGAGATGCCGCCTGAACTGCCGGCCCAACCGCTGGTGCCACAGCCTCCCGAGGCAATCAGCCCGTCTGGCGTTGAAGGTGGGTTGCCTGTAGCGCCAGACGCCGCTGGGCAAGTGCTGCCACAGCCGGGTGCTGCACCAGCGACCCCAACCCCATCGCCTCAGTCATCGCTACCCGTGCCAGCACAGCCAACCCCGTCTCCTTCGGCCTCGCTTGATCGCGCCACCGTGCAGTTGCGTTTTGAAAAGGATTCCTGGGTGGAGATCAACGATGCCAACGGAAAGCGCTTGTTTTATGCCATGGGTAAGGCGGGTGAGACAAAGTCTCTGAAAGGCCCCGCACCGTTCGATGTTGTGCTGGGTCACGCGCCGGGGGTGAAGATCGAATATAATGGCGCTCCTTTTGACCAGAAGCCCTACACTCAAGGTGAAGTGGCGACGTTTACTCTCGGCAAACCAGTAGAGGCCACACGCTAA